The genomic stretch TCCTACAAATAGTATTTTACCTAGTATATGAATATATCGAAATTGAAAGAAATATAGATGAAAATTACCTATTTCTTACAAAATTAAGGACGATATGATGTATTCATATATATTTCGATCAACTGGAGCTGATATGAGCTTATATATAATACTCATAATCGGTGCTCAAAACCTCTCTTAAATAACAAAATCAACGGGAGCTGATATGAGCTTATATAATACTCATAACCGGAGTTCAAAACCCGTCTAAAACAACAAAAATCAAGTATTAGTACTAGTAGTTGCACCTCTCCCTTGATTattatttcttctctttttcttcttcttgtaGGGTACACCTCTAGCCTTAGCTTGAGAATCCCTTACCTCCCTCAAGTACACCCGGATCGACCCGCTTGCAAACGGGTTGGTCTCGGGTGTACCTCCGTTCTCCTCATAGGCAGCCCGCAGACGCCCTATAAGAGCGTCCAGACTGCCCCATGCTTGCTTCACTGAGCAAGTACATGGGGCAGGCGGGTCAGGCTGCCCGTAAAATACACACCCATTATGGTGCACCTTGGTCTTACCAAACTGGTCTAAGTAACCTAGGAACTCCAAGACATGGTTAGGTGTACAGTGACCCAAGGGTGAGACAGGAGGCCTTAGGTTCTTCAAGTATTGGCTAAAGGTGTTCCAATCTCGCCGCTTTTGGGACTCGTACCGGCTTACCGGAGCCGTTGATTGCCTTGGTTCACGGACCCGTTCGTTGTCGTTGTCGTCGGCTATGTCTTTGCctttgatgttgttgttgctAGACATCATGGTATATGGTAATTCAAGGGCACAAGTAATATAATTCTGGTAATAATAAGCTCGTTTTTCAGGACACCTACTAATTTAATTCAAAATAATTTTAGAATTAAATTGACTCcaataaaattatataataacTTGAGTTATTTTAATATATAGATGAAGTAGTAAACtttaaaattttatattttttggaTGGAATTTTTTAGTTTTTATTGAGAGAATTTGGAAGTGGAAATTGTAATAGAGaggaagaaaaaggaagagaGAGTAGAAGAAATTAAATCATAGTGAGAAAGTGATAGATGAAGAGACAAAAGATGGGGCCAATTAAAATACTTCAATTTGGACACTACTCCGTATTTTTCTTCACCTTCACATTAATTTTCTAATTACAATAATTGTACGATTAGGAGTAAGTAATGGTTTCTTTATTCTTTAATTTTTATCATTATGTTTCCATCAACCAACTAAACAAATCATTATCAAGAATATTAGCATCATTAGTATTATGGGTTGGTCTGAAATGGTGGGATTTGCATTTAATTTCAACTTAGTAAGCATTAATCTTTTtctaaattaaaaattaatttcGTGTAAAATTATCGTCATGTAACGGTAGTATTTATCGTACAATACGAGTACTAATCAAGTACTCGTATTAAAATATTTGGACGCATTTTATGCTTACAACTGTCTTAAATAAGTATTTATGTAATTAATTCTAGTAATTGATAATTAATGATCCATAAGTCAAATCACGAGTATGTCTTAATCTAAGATCATGTGTTTGAATGAAAGTCCAATTAATTTTTTTACTCCAATACGTCATTGTTTGGCACTAATAGTCGTGAAACTTTAAAGTACTGTATGTACGTGAAACATTTTAGCTAGATAATTTATGAAGATACTAGACTAAATGTCAAATCGGTTTTGATACATACAGCTCTATAGGGCTGTATATAAGcattaaattttattaaaattctcTTATATTTTTCATGTAAATTGGAACCTTAATTGCTATTTACAATAAGTGTTAAGTTAGATTCTCTTGAAAATTTAAATTAGCATTTAATTAGTATAATAAATGTTAAGTTAGATTTTCTTGAAAGTTTAAATTACCTTTAATTACCAGGAAAATTTAATGCTTATATACCGCCCTATGGGCTGTATGTATCAAAACCGATGTCAAATATATGCGTAACGGTGTAGTACGGGATGGCGGAGTTAGGGAGAGCTAGCAGTCGAGCATAAACGTTTGTCTCGTTAGAGGATTACAATTTCAAACCTTTTTATTTGATGCATGATTTCCAAATTTTATCAAAATTCTCTTATGCTGAACTGATCGTTCCGCTGAAATATTTTATCCCGTTGAATTCAAATTCTGGCTCCGCTATGACGCCATATATAGACCATGCTCAGAGGCGGATTTAGCCACTTTTTACTAGGGCTATAGCCCTAGATGTATTTGAAATACAATTCAGTGCACCAGATTATCATTATTATTGAGTAGCACAGTTGGTAGGTGATGTGTATTTTAGCTAGAAGACCAGGGTTTGATTCCCACATAtgcattccccccccccccccttattTTTAATTTTCATTCCTCACAAACTCCAATATGGTTAGCAATGAATCTGTTAAATTTTGTTTCGGAATTCCATTCAAAATATTAAGGCGATTTTTGCATAAAAGTAAAAATTTAATAATGTTATTTAGCCTCAAAATTGGACAGGATACACAAAAAACTCACTTTTCGAATGTTTAAGAACCCGAAAACTCATACATGGATATGCCAACGGTTTGAAATTTTTTTAACTAATAAATTTCAATAGTTTGTAAATTTAGCCCTAGATATATGTCGTTCCTGGTTCCGCCCAGCATGCTATTTTCATcattgcatgcattcaactactCACCTAACTACTCAAATACCCCGTACATCATGAACCTATATATATTTGATGTAATTATTGATCTaaatatatatactccgtataattcAAATGCTATTCCGTAGTATACAAGTCACTATACTTGTAGTATTAGTATAGATCCCGTGCGCCAAGGGCGTCTTAAAATAAATGGAGGCCCGGTGCATCACAAAAAAATAAGGCTCCAAATATGAATGTACGCGTGTACTATATGTTGaggtttatattaaatttcatcaATAAAGCTTGTAAATTCGATGGTTAAAACCGGAGGCCCGGTTCCGCCGCCCGTGGCCTTAAACGCCCTTGCCGCGCGCAATAATTTCGAAACATAAGAGCATTAATCTATGATTGTTTATGTTTTTAATTAAGGATTCCCATATATAGCTACTCCTATTAGCTAACCAATAATGATTTGAAAGGGGAAAAAAGTATGAAATAAAGTATATAATACAACTATACAAGTATAAATTGCTATGATTGATCAAGTAGCTAATTGGTACATGAGAAACATTTTCTAATGCACTTTACATGTCAGTATGTCactataaaataaattaattgggAACAAAACCTTGTATGTATGTAGTACTTCGTAACTATAATTTGTTCGATCAACTATAATTCATTTTCTTCGTTTATTAAATTTTTCTTTAATTAGCACCTGAGCATGTTAAAAACACCCTTTAATAAAGGTTAATATTACGGCCGTATAGGCCATTCTTAGTCAATTTACGGTATTCCGATCATTATAGATTCATTGTATTCAACCTACGGTAATCCGTTCCATTATTGGTTCATTGTATTTGCACTAATGTAATCCGTTCCATCTTGTACTATATATTGCTCAAGAATAATGAGAAGGGACACACAATTATCTCACAAATTAtctcttaacatggtatcagagcctggtgaccaaaaggtcacgggttcgaatcccACCCCCTCTATTCTAAAGTGGATAATCAGAACAGGCCAGGAAATCCCGCCTGCACCCACACTTCAAGCCTAAAAAAAAAGGGCCTTCGTGTGAGGGGGAGTGTTAGAATATAAAACGAATCAAGGAACTTCAACAatcagcttaagcttttggttgagatggtttcttgtTACGATCCGATAATGATTTTTCTATTTCTGGTTGGTGTGATTCGGATTGGGGTGATTGTCCTTTAACTCGCCGTTCTGTTTCGGGTTGGCTCGTTTTTCTCGGAAATTCTCCTATTTCGTGGAAGACGAAAAAGCAACAGACCGTTTCCCTGTCTTCTGCTGAGGCTGAATACCGGTCTATGACTTCTGTTCTTTGTGCGCTCAAATGGCTCCTCGGTCTACTTGACAGCTTGGGTGTCTCTCCACCTCGTCCCATGCGCCTGTTTTGTGATAGCCAGTCGGCTTTGCATATTGCCCAGAATCCCGTCTTTCACGAGCGCACTAAACATATTGAAATCGCTTGTCATTTTATTCGCGACGCCATCTCTGCTGGCTTAATTCTTCCATCTCATGTCTCTACTCATGAACAACTTGCGGATATCTTCACCAAAGCTCTGGGTTCGGCTCAATTTGATTTGCTACTTCGCAAACTGGGCATTCTTGATCTACATGCTCCAGTTTGAGGGGGGGTATTACGGCCGTATAGGCCATTCTTAGTCAATTTACGGTATTCCGATCATTATAGATTCATTGTATTCAACCTACGGTAATCCGTTCCATTATTGGTTCATTGTATTTGCACTAATGTAATCCGTTCCATCTTGTACTATATATTGCTCAAGAATAATGAGAAGGGACACACAATTATCTCACAAATTATCTCTTaacagttaaaaaaaaaaaaaaaacatcgagAACGTAACAATATGTGACGGAGGAAGTATAGATGTATGCATTCGTATTTCTAAAAGGAGGCACGCCATCGGTACAATGCAAGGGATGTGACTTGTGAGATTTGAACAATCAAACACTAGACTTTTATAGCTAGTTCACAAatactttaattttatttttcttgtttcTATTATCTCATACAGTAAATACTTAGGGTATGATTATCGACAAGACTCTCGTGAGTCTCAAAACTCTGCTACATCAGCTTTCCACTagcatttattattattttattatccaAACTCTCCTCAGATTTATCTTAAACTTTATACATTATCCGTTACACACTTACACTCATCCCAAACTCTACTTTTTCACCTCACTTTTCTTATTAGGtcttagaaaaaaaaaagggaaaaaaaagatTTACACATGGGAGTCTTCTATTGGATGACAACTCTAAAAATGTGTATCAAAACTCATATAAAGTCTTAAGTGGAGTCGTGGATTTTAAAGACTTAATTGAAGACTTTGTTAAAACTTTGATAAATTATTGGTAGCCTTGAGTGAGTCTTGTATCAGAACATACCAATAATCTTTCCCTTAACTTCATCTCATTTAGATGATAAATCCTAATCCCGTCATTGGCTAGATAATACATCAACCTGAACTTTTTAATAAGATACTCCTATGAGTATATGACATTTGCACTGAATCTGTCTTTTGTTCTAGAGTGAGTTAAGAgaagcacaaaatctcattgaagacggcgatatgcgtcacaagcttgtgacgaataccatttcctctcacaaaatacccatgagaggtgagtgggaaaaCACATGGGAGTgctccaccttgtcccctctccctttttgtgagaggtcttcagcttgtgacggaattagcccgtcacaagcaagacgctttgtaaaAGAAGAATCAACCTTTAGTTTGGGACCCTGTAAGTTAAAATTACAGGATCAATAATCGATAAGCTTAATAAAGGTTAAATTGCACTATGAGATATAGTACAGATTTGGTATGGTCCTACTTGGATTTTGTCTCAAAGGCAAATCACTAACACAAATCGTATTACCAATTTCACTACTCTTGACTAACTTTTAAAGATTTCAATGAATTAAACTTCAATTTTACACAAGAATTTTGTCGCTTAGATCTAGAGCTGACCAACCACACGGGCCGACCCTGCCCGACCCTTCTTGCGAGCTCTTTCTGCACAGCCAGACTCGGCCCGCCCAGCCCGCCTTCCCACTCTGGCCTGCCCCGGGTCACTAATCCCAAACTCAGTCCACTCTTAACCAGCCTATttagtaaaaataaaaaattacacTAGCCGCCAGCTCGATCCGCCCTCTACTCACCACGGCCTGACCCGGGTCAAACATACTCCCAGCCCGCCCCGGCCAAGCCCGCCCCTCCCCCTGGCCGGTTCAAGGCCTAGCCAAGTGAGCCCGGCTCGGCCTAAACCCGGCCCGAAGACAGCTCTACTTAGACAAGTTGATTAAAGTCATAAGAGAAGGTATTTATAACCCGCATTTAAATTTCGTCAGTATTAAATTTGCCCTTATAAGCTCTTTACATAGtgatactttgatcaagatatcaTGACACCTTGGTGTTATTGGGGGATATGTTCAAGCCCATCCTAAGAATGGGACATGTTATGGGCAAATGGGTTTGTACATTAAGTTATGGGATACGTTAATGTCATCAAGTGACATTCTAGTAGTAAGCTTCGCCGTGAGCACACCCGTAGTTGAGTGAGTAATCGACTTGCTTATCTTGTCGTCGGTTGACAAGTAGTCGAGCAAGCCATTAATTTTGCTTAACATGCGATTGGACTCCAAACCTAAATAGAGTTAACGCCATATTTTAATAGAGAAACACATATTCCTGATTAAGGCGGTAATATCTGTATTAAACTTAAAACTTAAAACGGATCAAATATAGTAGATGAGATATAAGACGGATGTCTACGGACTAACAACAGATTTGTTGTATATACAAGTGAGAACATATTTAACCCGTTTTTATCTTAATACGGGTACTGTCATTCTAAAAGAGTGGTCAATGTAACAAAAACATACCTAATATGacaatcacaaaatctcatttgtgacggcaagTATCCGTCACTTtcgagtgacggataccattttctttcacaaatgaccaaatagaggagagagagaagcacattggagtgcccccaccttgtccccctatccgttttgtgagtggaattacccgtcacttgctccgacccgtattcagcaagactaactgtatGACAATTTTACCCATATAATTTAATTGACCAATAGTTTTACGCCACATCGAGTCACATCCATTGCCCATGGGCTACATACatacatactccctccgtcccggttaaTTGTCGTCCTTTGGTTTTGCCACAaaaaccaaggaaagaggaaggggtcaattactaaatgacaagtggaacaaattgaggaTGAATGGTTAAATTGcttatcaagttcattcttaaaatagaaaggacaataattaACTGAAACACCttaaaataaaaaatgagaacaaataaccgggacagaGGAGTACTTCAAAAGGTTCATACATTATCCAAATTTGGATAGTGGTGAGAAACAATTGTGTGGTTAATAGTAGACCTCGTACTCTATATCTTAACTTATCTCCTATTGCCCAAACCCAATAACCAATCAAACATTCAAAGCCCAACTTAATTACCATACAATAATGGAAGCTTGTTTTCTAAGATCAAATGCCTTCACTAGAACTACTACTGAACTTAATATTCCTTTGATCAAACCTAAGTTTCCTACTAATCCCAAGAAGATCACATGTAAGTCTCCCTACTTCAAATATTGTAAGTCGATCTTCTATGAGACTGTCTCACATGTGTGACTTTAGTCCCAATTCTTCTGTAGTCTTCATTTAACTATAGTGCTAATAAATAATTCACCCCTTTTTGGTACGTGAGAGTTGAGACTGTCTCGTATAAGTACTGTCTCGTATAAGTCATGTTCAAAACTCGAGAAAAGGTTCCATTTGATCAAAACCAATTGCCAATAAGACTAGCATTGAGAATTGTAtagtcaataggtcttggtatagacgggtggggtgaacagacgggtaaagacctatAATAAAacgggtaggggggacaaggtgggacacccccatgtgcttcccactttatggcaaatgggcattttgtgaggaaaaatggtatccgtttatacgtatagacggatagtgtccgtctataatgagaatttgtgttgtatAGTGATCATTCTCATCTATTTTTTTATCTATATATGTGAGTCAATAACGTCACTCAAAAATATATTCCGCAACTTGTTTTTTTAGAGCCAATTAATTAAATAGTTGTACGAGTATATTTTTAGATCAGAGTGACGTTATCAGCTCCCTATCAAATACGGATTATGAGCTAACGAGTCTTGAGCAAGTAATATGAAATTACAAAAATTATAGAGCTAAGACGGTCCATTTAATCTTATTACACAATGGAACCGTCTCACGAtgtaagaccgtctcatacaaTAACTACTATTAGTACTATACAAACAAACTAACTTTGTATTACTGAAATTCCATGTAGTTTGTCAACTAGGAAGCTCATCATCGGAAGAAAACATTAGCCCTTCAGGAGACTGGCGATCATTCAGAGCTAAACTAATAGCATCCCAAAACGCACCAATTCCTCTCGAAACCGCCACATCATCAACTGAAGCCAATCCAGCTACGCTGCCAGCTGGCGATAAATGGGCCCACCCGATCCACGAGCCGGAAAGAGGGTGTCTCCTAATAGCCACAGAGAAACTCGACGGAGATCAAATATTCGAAAGAACAGTCATTCTTATTATAGCAGTCGGACCATTAGGTCCGACTGGTTTAATACTAAACCGACCCTCACTTATGTCCATCAAGGAAACCAAGTCAACGGTCTTGGACCGGTCTGGTACTTTCTTGGACCGGCCTCTGTATTTTGGCGGCCCATTACAAGAAGGGTTGTTTTTAGTTAACACGCAAAGCGATGAGGTGTTCGATGAGGTGATCAAAGGTTTGTGTTATGGCAC from Silene latifolia isolate original U9 population chromosome 5, ASM4854445v1, whole genome shotgun sequence encodes the following:
- the LOC141655783 gene encoding protein LIGHT-DEPENDENT SHORT HYPOCOTYLS 10-like yields the protein MMSSNNNIKGKDIADDNDNERVREPRQSTAPVSRYESQKRRDWNTFSQYLKNLRPPVSPLGHCTPNHVLEFLGYLDQFGKTKVHHNGCVFYGQPDPPAPCTCSVKQAWGSLDALIGRLRAAYEENGGTPETNPFASGSIRVYLREVRDSQAKARGVPYKKKKKRRNNNQGRGATTSTNT
- the LOC141656339 gene encoding uncharacterized protein LOC141656339 — encoded protein: MEACFLRSNAFTRTTTELNIPLIKPKFPTNPKKITFCQLGSSSSEENISPSGDWRSFRAKLIASQNAPIPLETATSSTEANPATLPAGDKWAHPIHEPERGCLLIATEKLDGDQIFERTVILIIAVGPLGPTGLILNRPSLMSIKETKSTVLDRSGTFLDRPLYFGGPLQEGLFLVNTQSDEVFDEVIKGLCYGTRENVGCAAEMVKRGIIGMEDIRFFDGYCGWDKEQLRDEIQAGYWTVAACSRSVIGLENVNSGGMWEDILGLMGSRKVW